In Methanothrix sp., a genomic segment contains:
- a CDS encoding lamin tail domain-containing protein: MRPDMSTAAKGGFRVLLLFFCLMALSITGICDVVINEIELSAPNNESMWIELYNTGADPVDLTGWMVKVEDEAWMVTIPLSGIIDPLGFKVAEGKKSWATTGNGTVSLFNAQGETMDRASHLIDHSRNHFTYGRIPDGKRTGTSADWALLRASRGMPNGRELQVG; this comes from the coding sequence ATGAGACCGGATATGAGTACAGCAGCCAAAGGCGGCTTTAGAGTGCTCCTTCTCTTTTTCTGCCTGATGGCCCTCTCAATTACTGGGATATGTGATGTGGTCATCAATGAGATAGAATTGAGCGCGCCGAATAATGAATCGATGTGGATAGAGCTTTACAATACCGGGGCGGATCCCGTGGACCTGACCGGCTGGATGGTCAAGGTCGAGGATGAGGCCTGGATGGTCACCATTCCCCTCAGTGGCATCATCGATCCCCTGGGCTTCAAGGTGGCAGAGGGCAAGAAGAGCTGGGCGACAACAGGCAACGGCACAGTCTCCCTTTTCAATGCTCAGGGTGAGACGATGGATAGGGCATCCCATCTGATTGACCATAGCCGAAATCACTTCACCTATGGCCGAATCCCTGATGGCAAGAGGACCGGAACCAGTGCTGATTGGGCGCTGCTCAGAGCGAGCAGAGGCATGCCCAATGGCAGAGAGCTGCAGGTTGGCTAG
- the hisA gene encoding 1-(5-phosphoribosyl)-5-[(5-phosphoribosylamino)methylideneamino]imidazole-4-carboxamide isomerase — MKFAFFPAVDLRDGKCVQLVGGVPGTELVALDNPLTQAEHWIGEGADHLHIIDLDGAIQGKRVNAPILAQIVKELDVFIQVGGGIRSEEDVRELLSLGVDRVILGTAALKEPDMILRLGEEHGGERIMVALDVRRGDVTTEGWQRSVGRRAVELGRIFEEKGAGSILFTNIDVEGREGGIDIQPVRELVAALRIPVIAAGGVTTEEDVLALRDAGAAGAVAGAAIYTGKLSVSRTLQALRG, encoded by the coding sequence ATGAAGTTCGCATTCTTTCCCGCAGTGGACCTGCGAGACGGCAAGTGCGTCCAATTGGTGGGGGGGGTTCCGGGAACAGAGCTGGTGGCCCTGGACAACCCGCTCACCCAGGCAGAGCACTGGATTGGGGAAGGGGCCGATCACCTGCACATCATCGACCTGGACGGGGCCATCCAGGGCAAGAGGGTGAACGCCCCCATCCTCGCCCAGATCGTCAAGGAGCTGGACGTCTTTATTCAGGTGGGGGGAGGCATCCGCTCGGAAGAGGACGTCAGAGAGCTCCTCAGCCTGGGCGTGGACCGGGTGATACTGGGCACTGCGGCCCTTAAAGAGCCCGATATGATCCTCCGCCTGGGAGAAGAGCATGGAGGGGAGAGGATCATGGTGGCCCTGGATGTGAGGAGAGGGGATGTGACCACGGAGGGCTGGCAGAGGAGCGTGGGCAGGAGGGCGGTGGAGCTGGGCAGAATCTTCGAGGAGAAGGGCGCAGGCTCCATCCTCTTCACAAACATCGATGTGGAGGGCAGGGAGGGAGGAATCGATATCCAGCCCGTAAGAGAGCTGGTGGCAGCCCTAAGAATACCGGTTATCGCTGCCGGCGGAGTCACCACCGAGGAGGATGTCCTGGCCCTCAGGGATGCCGGTGCGGCGGGAGCTGTGGCAGGAGCTGCCATTTACACCGGAAAGCTGAGCGTCTCCCGCACCCTGCAGGCTCTGCGAGGATAG